A genomic window from Acidobacteriota bacterium includes:
- a CDS encoding ABC transporter permease subunit: MFRLIVEKELRDIIGSTKFAVTFLISALLILLAFYVGARNYQLSRAQYETALSENLRQMEGITDWLQVEQSVFLPPQPLATLVTGVSNDIGRNVQVTSRGSVTAEDSRFNDDPIFAAFRFLDLDFVFKIVLSLFAILFVYNAVNGEKEQGTLRLTFTNPVPRDTYMLGKVTGSFLALGLPLLVPILVGCLILVLMGIPLSGGEWARLALISLAGLLLLGAFLTLSLLVSTLTHRSSSAFLALLVAWIFAVLIIPRTSVLLAGRSVEVLSSDEMNYQKARLRAQMWEEDKGKMSEFSPTSDNAQDAVQEFNAFMAEVARAREERYQAAVERIQEQRRNQEGVQQRLAFGLARISPVSCFSLASMNLAGTSLGLKEEYLRQAQAYRETYNRFISDKTGGLGGGGMILRIMSEDQKQPDPID, encoded by the coding sequence ATCTCGGCCCTGCTCATCTTGCTGGCCTTCTACGTGGGCGCCCGCAACTATCAGCTTTCGCGGGCCCAATACGAGACGGCGCTGTCAGAGAACCTGCGCCAGATGGAAGGCATCACCGACTGGCTGCAGGTGGAGCAGAGCGTCTTTCTCCCGCCCCAGCCCTTGGCCACCCTGGTGACAGGGGTCTCCAACGACATCGGACGCAACGTCCAGGTGACCTCGCGGGGCAGCGTGACGGCCGAAGACAGCCGTTTCAACGACGATCCCATCTTTGCCGCTTTCCGCTTTCTCGACCTGGACTTCGTCTTCAAGATCGTGCTTTCGCTTTTCGCCATCCTCTTCGTCTACAACGCGGTCAACGGCGAGAAAGAGCAGGGGACGCTGCGGCTTACCTTCACCAACCCGGTCCCCCGCGACACCTACATGCTGGGCAAGGTGACGGGATCGTTCCTGGCGCTGGGGTTGCCGCTGCTCGTCCCCATCCTGGTCGGCTGCCTGATCCTGGTGCTGATGGGGATACCTCTGAGCGGCGGCGAATGGGCCCGTCTGGCCCTCATCTCGCTGGCCGGACTGCTGCTGCTGGGCGCTTTCCTGACCTTGTCGCTGCTGGTGTCCACCCTTACCCACCGCTCGTCCTCGGCCTTTCTGGCCTTGCTGGTGGCCTGGATCTTCGCCGTCCTCATCATCCCCCGCACCTCGGTGCTGCTGGCCGGACGCAGCGTCGAGGTCCTCTCCAGCGACGAGATGAACTACCAGAAGGCCCGCCTGCGGGCACAGATGTGGGAAGAGGACAAGGGCAAGATGTCGGAGTTCAGTCCCACCTCCGACAACGCCCAGGACGCCGTGCAGGAGTTCAACGCCTTCATGGCCGAGGTGGCCCGGGCCCGCGAGGAGCGCTATCAGGCCGCCGTCGAGCGCATCCAGGAACAGCGCCGCAACCAGGAAGGCGTACAGCAGCGCCTGGCCTTCGGACTGGCCCGCATCTCGCCGGTCAGCTGCTTTTCGCTGGCCTCCATGAACCTGGCCGGCACTTCCTTGGGCCTTAAGGAGGAATACCTGCGTCAGGCCCAGGCCTACCGCGAGACCTACAACCGCTTCATCAGCGACAAGACCGGCGGACTGGGGGGCGGCGGGATGATCCTGCGCATCATGTCGGAGGATCAAAAGCAGCCCGACCCCATCGAT